A single Vigna radiata var. radiata cultivar VC1973A chromosome 8, Vradiata_ver6, whole genome shotgun sequence DNA region contains:
- the LOC106771796 gene encoding uncharacterized protein LOC106771796: protein MASTEFTLVSPAIDNEGKGKLPRYCTQEGLGSKWDISPPLEWYNLPPETKSMALVVQDIDAVDPTGNPVALTHWVVVNIPVSVKGLPEGFSGKKEEVGGEYEKIEEGVNDWKVRVWRGPKLPNYEDRFEFRLYALDDFMVFDNQVTKTKLLDAIAGHVLEEAIFTATF from the coding sequence ATGGCCAGCACCGAATTCACGTTGGTTTCACCAGCAATTGACAATGAAGGGAAGGGAAAACTACCCAGATACTGCACGCAAGAAGGTCTTGGCTCAAAGTGGGACATTTCTCCTCCACTGGAGTGGTACAATTTGCCTCCCGAAACCAAGAGCATGGCACTTGTGGTGCAGGACATTGATGCGGTGGATCCGACGGGTAACCCGGTGGCTCTCACCCACTGGGTGGTGGTGAACATTCCGGTGAGTGTGAAAGGACTTCCTGAAGGGTTCTCTGGGAAGAAGGAGGAAGTGGGTGGAGAGTATGAGAAGATTGAAGAAGGGGTTAATGATTGGAAGGTACGTGTTTGGCGAGGTCCCAAACTTCCTAACTATGAGGATAGGTTTGAGTTCAGACTCTATGCCCTCGATGATTTCATGGTCTTCGATAATCAGGTAACGAAGACGAAGCTCTTGGATGCAATAGCTGGGCATGTCTTGGAAGAAGCAATTTTTACTGCTACTTTCTAA